In Rubrobacter radiotolerans DSM 5868, a genomic segment contains:
- a CDS encoding EAL domain-containing protein yields MARERDELLLGQPRRVSGRAALCGLALLAAAHLSSRVFRELRRPRLEHGLAGYYRLRVRSGGCNPCAAGSVRAGWILDLDVTEGVFVEGDGPGVSALVRLREAGTKLSVDDFGTGYSSLSRIGIVPVDAIKLHESLISSLGTSPEGEKVVAGLIEPTHALDKSAVAEGVETEAQLKKLRKLGCDFAQGNHLWSRSKPRKPSRSSPEAPAPKHTPSDSPSNPPAPPTETLLRHRTPPHLLQSRFRRLTAYLPLQHHARCGICSFKRDRCTMRNTVDMERRVLRPGSRSLLGRGVVARGGGIVLFRRPPGSGCMLFCLVGRSSRLMSFVFEIWGHMRWWSFGALGSRGRLEGGQYLAGRRAPPALRR; encoded by the coding sequence GTGGCGCGAGAGCGCGACGAGCTGCTTCTCGGTCAGCCCCGGCGGGTCTCCGGACGGGCTGCTCTCTGCGGCCTTGCTCTTCTCGCTGCGGCTCATCTCTCCTCCCGGGTCTTTAGGGAACTGCGCCGACCGCGGCTCGAACACGGTCTCGCAGGATATTACAGGCTCCGGGTACGGTCCGGAGGTTGTAATCCCTGTGCCGCAGGGTCGGTACGTGCAGGATGGATTCTGGACCTCGACGTAACGGAGGGCGTGTTCGTGGAGGGCGACGGCCCCGGAGTCTCGGCCCTCGTGAGGCTTCGGGAGGCCGGCACAAAGCTCTCGGTCGACGACTTCGGGACCGGCTACTCCTCGCTCTCGCGCATCGGGATAGTCCCGGTGGACGCGATAAAGCTCCACGAGTCCCTGATCTCCTCCCTCGGCACGAGCCCGGAGGGCGAGAAGGTCGTCGCCGGCCTGATCGAACCAACCCACGCCCTCGACAAGTCGGCCGTCGCCGAAGGCGTCGAGACCGAAGCCCAACTGAAAAAGCTGCGCAAGCTCGGCTGCGACTTCGCTCAGGGCAACCACCTCTGGAGCCGCTCGAAGCCGAGGAAGCCTTCAAGGTCCTCTCCCGAAGCGCCCGCCCCGAAGCACACGCCTTCAGACTCCCCGTCAAACCCTCCCGCTCCGCCGACTGAAACGCTTCTTCGCCACAGAACGCCCCCGCACCTCCTGCAAAGCCGTTTCCGCCGTCTCACCGCATACCTTCCGTTGCAGCACCATGCACGATGTGGTATTTGTTCCTTTAAGAGAGACAGGTGCACTATGCGCAACACGGTGGACATGGAGAGGCGCGTTCTGAGGCCCGGGTCGCGTTCGTTGCTCGGTCGGGGCGTTGTTGCGCGAGGGGGCGGGATAGTTCTGTTCCGCCGGCCTCCGGGCTCCGGGTGCATGCTCTTCTGTCTTGTCGGCAGGTCTTCGAGGTTGATGAGCTTTGTGTTTGAGATCTGGGGCCACATGCGCTGGTGGTCCTTCGGGGCTCTTGGAAGCCGAGGTCGGCTGGAGGGCGGACAGTACCTCGCCGGCCGTCGCGCCCCGCCCGCGCTGCGTCGGTAG
- a CDS encoding PaaI family thioesterase: protein MSRSEKSKAAESSPSGDPPGLTEKQLVALSRHFDEDITFSRHIRAKVLDAKPGEATLYIDVQDFHLNGAGTLHGGVYASLIDNTMGLALISKVGVRTATIDLNVHFLGAVKEGRIVCRAEIVHQTRRLATLEAKVHDDRENLVALGTGTFRIFEQRGNPLV, encoded by the coding sequence ATGAGCCGCAGCGAGAAGAGCAAGGCCGCAGAGAGCAGCCCGTCCGGAGACCCGCCGGGGCTGACCGAGAAGCAGCTCGTCGCGCTCTCGCGCCACTTCGACGAGGACATAACCTTCTCCCGGCACATCCGGGCCAAGGTCCTTGACGCGAAGCCGGGAGAAGCGACGCTCTACATAGACGTCCAGGACTTCCACTTAAACGGCGCGGGGACGCTTCACGGCGGGGTCTACGCCTCGCTCATAGACAACACGATGGGGCTCGCCCTGATCTCCAAGGTAGGCGTCCGTACCGCGACGATCGACCTGAACGTCCACTTCCTCGGGGCGGTGAAGGAGGGACGCATCGTCTGCCGGGCGGAGATCGTCCACCAGACCCGTCGCCTTGCGACCCTTGAGGCGAAGGTCCACGACGACCGGGAGAACCTCGTCGCGCTCGGGACCGGGACCTTCCGCATCTTTGAGCAGCGCGGCAACCCGCTCGTCTAG
- a CDS encoding long-chain-fatty-acid--CoA ligase: MVAFRDEKPWLKVYEGHVNAESEPFEGTIFDFLGRAVEKHREKVALSFFGREIPFTHLYGAVEKLAAAMSAAGVGKGDRVALMLPNCPQYVMAFFATQKLGAVVTQLNPLYVEREIEHILRDSGAETIFVYADMYPRVKAVLPDTDLRNVVVVSFGGEVDLDEGHTLFDAFIASGEGEVEQAEIDPREDLAALQYTGGTTGVSKGAMLTHRNLLANVQQTLDMFASDREKFQNNEGIVGVLPFFHIYGLTCVMMFGLDLGLKQLLVPRFDPDLILNVVREGEPKFFPAVPTMYMGLLASGADLKESGFDRVDTFNSGGAALPVNLKRAFEAKVGRPVFEGYGLSETSPVTHNNPTFLEAGKEGSIGIPIPSTDARIVDVETGEREMPVGESGELIIKGPQVMKGYWNMPEETEKALRDGWLYTGDIAKMDEDGYFYIVDRKKDMIVASGYNIYPREVEEVLFEHPDVAEAVAVGVPDEYRGETVKAFVVKKAGSSLTEEELVEFCKERLAAYKVPKAVEFRDELPKSTVGKLLRRVLADEEKAKLGSTGGAS, translated from the coding sequence TTGGTCGCTTTCAGAGACGAGAAGCCCTGGCTGAAGGTCTACGAGGGACATGTAAACGCCGAGTCCGAGCCGTTTGAGGGGACGATCTTCGACTTTCTCGGCCGGGCGGTAGAGAAGCACCGGGAGAAGGTCGCGCTCTCGTTCTTCGGGCGGGAGATCCCCTTCACCCACCTCTACGGCGCGGTAGAGAAGCTCGCGGCGGCGATGAGCGCGGCCGGTGTCGGGAAGGGCGACCGGGTCGCGCTCATGCTCCCGAACTGCCCGCAGTACGTCATGGCCTTCTTTGCCACGCAGAAGCTCGGGGCCGTCGTAACGCAGCTGAACCCCCTCTACGTCGAGCGCGAGATCGAGCACATCCTCCGCGACTCGGGCGCGGAGACGATCTTCGTCTACGCCGACATGTACCCGCGCGTAAAGGCCGTACTCCCCGACACGGACCTCAGGAACGTCGTCGTCGTGAGCTTCGGGGGCGAGGTAGACCTCGACGAGGGACATACGCTATTCGACGCCTTTATCGCGAGCGGGGAGGGGGAGGTCGAGCAGGCCGAGATCGACCCGAGGGAGGACCTCGCCGCCCTTCAGTACACCGGCGGGACGACGGGGGTGTCGAAGGGGGCGATGCTCACGCACCGGAACCTCCTTGCAAACGTGCAGCAGACCCTCGACATGTTCGCCTCGGACCGGGAGAAGTTCCAGAACAACGAGGGCATCGTCGGGGTGCTGCCGTTCTTCCACATCTACGGGCTTACGTGCGTGATGATGTTCGGGCTCGACCTCGGGCTCAAGCAGCTCCTCGTACCGCGCTTCGACCCGGACCTTATCCTGAACGTCGTCAGGGAGGGCGAGCCGAAGTTCTTCCCGGCGGTGCCCACGATGTACATGGGTCTGCTCGCGAGCGGCGCGGACCTCAAGGAGAGCGGCTTCGACCGGGTAGACACCTTCAACTCCGGCGGCGCGGCCTTGCCGGTGAACCTCAAGCGCGCCTTCGAGGCGAAGGTCGGACGTCCCGTCTTTGAGGGCTACGGCCTCTCCGAGACGAGCCCGGTAACGCACAACAACCCGACCTTCCTCGAAGCGGGGAAGGAGGGCTCCATCGGCATCCCGATCCCCTCCACCGATGCCCGCATCGTCGACGTCGAGACGGGCGAGCGGGAGATGCCCGTCGGGGAGTCGGGGGAGCTTATTATCAAGGGACCGCAGGTTATGAAAGGCTACTGGAACATGCCCGAGGAGACGGAGAAGGCGCTCCGGGACGGCTGGCTCTACACCGGCGACATCGCAAAGATGGACGAGGACGGCTACTTCTACATCGTCGACCGGAAAAAGGACATGATCGTCGCAAGCGGCTACAACATCTACCCCCGCGAGGTCGAGGAGGTCCTCTTCGAGCACCCGGACGTCGCCGAAGCCGTCGCCGTCGGCGTCCCGGACGAGTACCGGGGCGAGACGGTCAAGGCCTTTGTCGTGAAGAAGGCCGGGAGCTCGCTCACCGAGGAAGAGCTCGTCGAGTTCTGCAAGGAGAGGCTTGCGGCCTACAAGGTCCCGAAGGCCGTCGAGTTCCGCGACGAGCTGCCGAAGTCCACCGTCGGCAAACTTCTCAGGCGCGTGCTCGCCGACGAGGAGAAGGCGAAGCTCGGGAGCACGGGGGGCGCTTCTTGA
- a CDS encoding SDR family oxidoreductase: MNALDLFRLDGKTALVTGGGRGLGRYMAEALSDAGANVVLCSRKQEPLDEVKREIEAGGGRALALAADVTEPEDVGRVVSAAGEEFGGVDILVNNSGATWGAPTEEMPVEKFDHVMRVNVRGTFLMSQAVGRTMIERGSGGTIVNIASVAGLVGGKPDYMQTVGYNSSKGAVINMTRDLATGWARYGITVNAIAPGWFPTRMSGGLIEKYEKEMLADIPLGRFGKPEELKGVIVFLASPAAAYMTGQTVVVDGGTTAW, from the coding sequence TTGAACGCCCTCGATCTCTTCCGGCTCGACGGGAAGACCGCGCTCGTGACGGGGGGAGGCCGCGGCCTCGGACGGTACATGGCCGAGGCGCTCTCCGACGCCGGGGCGAACGTCGTTCTGTGTTCGAGAAAGCAGGAGCCGCTCGACGAGGTGAAGCGGGAGATAGAGGCCGGAGGCGGTCGCGCCCTCGCCCTCGCCGCCGACGTTACCGAGCCCGAGGACGTCGGGCGGGTCGTCTCCGCCGCCGGGGAGGAGTTCGGCGGGGTGGACATCCTCGTGAACAACTCCGGCGCGACGTGGGGCGCTCCGACGGAGGAGATGCCCGTCGAGAAGTTCGACCACGTGATGCGCGTGAACGTGCGCGGGACGTTCCTTATGAGCCAGGCGGTCGGACGGACCATGATCGAGCGCGGCTCGGGGGGGACGATCGTGAACATCGCGAGCGTCGCCGGGCTCGTCGGCGGGAAACCGGACTACATGCAGACCGTCGGCTACAACTCCTCCAAGGGAGCGGTGATCAACATGACCCGCGACCTCGCCACCGGCTGGGCGCGGTACGGGATCACCGTCAACGCCATCGCCCCCGGCTGGTTCCCGACGCGCATGTCCGGTGGCCTGATCGAGAAATACGAGAAGGAGATGCTCGCGGACATCCCCCTCGGGCGCTTCGGCAAGCCCGAGGAGCTAAAGGGCGTCATCGTCTTTCTCGCCTCCCCCGCAGCCGCCTACATGACCGGCCAGACCGTTGTCGTAGACGGCGGCACGACGGCCTGGTAG
- a CDS encoding ribonuclease H family protein: MSEGITVFTDGASVGGGGGPGGWGVVVVRGGTERSLSGHEPETTNQRMEILAAIKALESVRGFEGEITVYSDSSYLVNCLRRRWYVKWLAEGWTNSKKQPVANRDLWERLLAAISDAERTGASVEFRKVRGHTKATHERARGNRLADSLAVAAKKEAIKRFGAS, encoded by the coding sequence GTGAGCGAGGGGATCACGGTCTTTACCGACGGAGCCTCGGTCGGCGGCGGAGGGGGACCGGGCGGCTGGGGAGTCGTTGTCGTGCGCGGCGGCACGGAGCGCTCGCTATCCGGCCACGAGCCGGAGACGACAAACCAGCGCATGGAGATCCTTGCCGCGATAAAGGCCCTTGAATCCGTGCGGGGATTCGAGGGGGAGATCACGGTCTACTCCGACTCCTCCTACCTCGTCAACTGCCTGCGCCGCCGCTGGTACGTGAAGTGGCTCGCCGAAGGCTGGACCAACTCGAAAAAGCAGCCGGTCGCCAACCGGGACCTCTGGGAGCGGCTGCTCGCTGCCATATCCGACGCCGAGCGGACCGGAGCGAGCGTCGAGTTCCGGAAGGTCCGGGGCCACACGAAGGCCACCCACGAACGCGCCCGGGGAAACCGCCTCGCCGACAGCCTCGCCGTCGCCGCAAAAAAGGAGGCAATTAAACGATTCGGAGCCTCTTAG
- a CDS encoding glycine betaine ABC transporter substrate-binding protein, which produces MGGEIRDGESGRGGDERRESAPQGRAGLRLIPLILAGAVILAFGAFFAEGCGVAGASRDLELNIGYIEWDENVANSALIKVLAEDRLGYEVNLERSDLPFVIEGVAEGDFDVFMDVWLPAHRPLVEEAGDSVVLSREPWYVGETEFGIAVPDYMEETRSLEDLNSSGAGMITGIEPGALLMKRIQSRVIPEYDLDLVLVESSTPAMLSELDRAYSQRRPFVFLAWSPHWMNARYDFHYLEDPKGTMEGIVDPSKLHSLYNEDFQEEDPVAHALIDSMRLTESQMSDIELHIVRSGSPEEGARRWVEENEAVVEPWLEAANAAGGIG; this is translated from the coding sequence GTGGGTGGCGAGATCAGGGACGGCGAGAGTGGTCGCGGGGGTGACGAGCGGCGGGAGTCCGCGCCGCAAGGTCGGGCTGGTCTGAGGCTGATCCCCCTGATCCTGGCGGGCGCGGTGATTCTGGCCTTCGGGGCTTTCTTTGCCGAGGGGTGCGGGGTTGCGGGAGCTTCGAGGGACCTGGAGCTGAACATCGGATACATAGAGTGGGACGAGAACGTGGCGAACTCGGCCCTGATCAAGGTCCTTGCAGAGGACCGGCTCGGCTACGAGGTGAACCTTGAGAGGAGCGACCTCCCGTTTGTAATAGAGGGCGTCGCCGAAGGGGACTTCGACGTCTTTATGGACGTGTGGCTCCCGGCTCACCGGCCTCTTGTCGAGGAGGCCGGCGACAGCGTCGTGCTCTCGCGTGAACCCTGGTACGTCGGGGAGACGGAGTTCGGGATAGCGGTCCCGGACTACATGGAGGAGACGCGCTCCCTTGAGGACCTCAACAGCTCGGGGGCGGGCATGATCACGGGCATCGAGCCGGGGGCGCTCCTTATGAAGCGTATCCAGAGCCGCGTCATCCCGGAGTACGACCTCGACCTCGTGCTCGTCGAGTCCTCGACTCCGGCGATGCTCTCGGAGCTCGACCGGGCCTACTCCCAGAGGAGGCCCTTCGTCTTTCTTGCCTGGAGCCCGCACTGGATGAACGCCCGCTACGACTTCCACTACCTCGAAGACCCGAAGGGGACGATGGAGGGAATAGTCGATCCCTCAAAGCTCCACAGCCTCTACAACGAGGACTTCCAGGAGGAGGACCCGGTCGCGCATGCGCTCATCGACTCGATGCGCCTCACGGAGTCTCAGATGAGCGACATCGAGCTCCACATCGTGCGCTCCGGCAGCCCCGAGGAGGGAGCGCGCCGCTGGGTCGAGGAGAACGAGGCCGTCGTCGAGCCCTGGCTTGAGGCCGCAAACGCCGCCGGAGGCATCGGCTAG